A window of Callospermophilus lateralis isolate mCalLat2 chromosome 17, mCalLat2.hap1, whole genome shotgun sequence contains these coding sequences:
- the Rax gene encoding retinal homeobox protein Rx encodes MHLPGCAPAMANGSFSLAGHLLRSPGGSTSRLHSIEAILGFTKDDGILGTFPAERGARVAKERERRLGARPACPKAPGGGAEPSPPPAPAPVPEYEASRPYCPKEPGEARPSPGLPVGPAAGDAKLSEEEQPKKKHRRNRTTFTTYQLHELERAFEKSHYPDVYSREELAGKVNLPEVRVQVWFQNRRAKWRRQEKLEVSSMKLQDSPLLSFSRSPPSAGLAPLGAGPGSGGGPPGGALPLESWLGPPLPGGGATALQSLPGFGPPAQSLPASYTPPPPPPFLNSPPLGPGLQPLGPPPPAYPCGPGFGDKFPLDEADPRNSSIAALRLKAKEHIQAIGKPWQTL; translated from the exons ATGCACCTGCCGGGCTGCGCGCCCGCCATGGCCAACGGGAGCTTTTCGCTCGCGGGTCACCTGCTCCGCAGTCCAGGCGGGAGCACCTCGCGGTTGCACAGCATCGAGGCCATCCTGGGCTTTACCAAGGATGACGGGATCCTCGGTACCTTTCCGGCGGAACGGGGCGCCCGGGTAGCGAAGGAGCGGGAGCGAAGGCTGGGCGCGCGGCCCGCCTGTCCCAAGGCGCCTGGGGGAGGCGCAGAGCCCTCCCCGCCACCAGCACCCGCGCCAGTCCCGGAGTACGAAG CCTCTCGCCCCTACTGTCCCAAGGAGCCCGGGGAGGCACGGCCGAGTCCAGGGTTGCCTGTCGGGCCAGCCGCTGGCGACGCGAAGCTGTCGGAGGAGGAGCAGCCCAAGAAGAAGCACCGGCGGAACCGCACGACGTTCACCACGTACCAGCTGCACGAGCTGGAGCGCGCGTTCGAAAAGTCCCACTACCCTGACGTGTACAGCCGGGAGGAGCTGGCGGGCAAGGTCAACCTTCCCGAGGTCCGGGTCCAG GTGTGGTTCCAGAACCGACGGGCTAAGTGGCGACGGCAGGAGAAGCTGGAAGTGTCGTCCATGAAGCTGCAGGACTCGCCCCTTCTCTCTTTCAGCCGCTCCCCGCCCTCGGCGGGTCTGGCGCCCCTCGGGGCCGGCCCGGGCAGCGGCGGCGGGCCACCAGGGGGCGCCCTGCCACTGGAGTCGTGGCTCGGGCCGCCGCTGCCGGGAGGGGGCGCCACAGCGCTGCAGAGCTTGCCCGGCTTCGGGCCGCCGGCCCAGAGCTTGCCCGCCAGCTACactccgccgccgccgccgcccttcCTGAACTCCCCGCCGCTGGGTCCCGGCCTGCAGCCGCTCGGGCCGCCGCCGCCCGCCTACCCTTGCGGGCCCGGCTTCGGGGACAAGTTTCCGCTGGACGAGGCGGACCCGCGCAACAGCAGCATCGCTGCGCTGCGTCTGAAAGCCAAGGAGCACATCCAGGCCATCGGGAAGCCGTGGCAGACCCTCTAA